From Sulfurovum zhangzhouensis, one genomic window encodes:
- a CDS encoding restriction endonuclease subunit S, with the protein MGLSKAVKFSNFALDPKLGLKDYSVLHIKNGIYLKNVLLNKNVETDIKSGRTPSKFNEDYWNGEYDFFTMQDIDNSTYILNNKSSEQITDYAIDNEKTLYMVPRNSLIVSNAMTIGLAFITQRDIFINQNVFHINLDDDLVNKIFLKWYFNLVFRPKFKKLFASKYLSKDEFGRLLIPNIPLDIQIHLVEKIVPIEQEIQNLKSQKKEHLEIINEVFAEEYKYSKNLWKEFGKGMTAGTQKSYDKTFRIYTMPFSQMNESNIFRFSSRFHNPLTRKIEKIFHSKNTIKLKTILEQDIKRGVSPKYDENGDIPVVKTGQLKNGNIDLIDCEFVNEDFFTLKEKAQIKENDILIASTGKVSLGKIDINEQDEQDLIADGHVSIVRVNNNYNPLFLTYFLRSLLGTYQIERDYTGATNQIELYVNEIKNFYIPDFTLKKQHKIAEQIKFQIDAQKMIDEQIKQKQKEISDIVYSVIEES; encoded by the coding sequence ATGGGATTGAGCAAAGCAGTAAAATTTAGTAATTTTGCACTTGATCCAAAATTAGGACTGAAAGATTATTCTGTTTTGCATATAAAAAATGGTATTTATCTTAAAAATGTACTTTTAAATAAAAATGTTGAAACAGATATAAAATCAGGTCGTACTCCATCTAAATTTAACGAAGATTATTGGAATGGGGAATATGACTTTTTTACAATGCAAGATATAGATAACTCAACTTATATTTTAAATAATAAGTCTTCAGAACAGATAACAGATTATGCAATCGATAATGAGAAAACTTTATATATGGTCCCCAGAAACTCTTTAATTGTTTCAAATGCCATGACTATAGGTCTTGCATTTATTACACAAAGAGATATTTTTATAAATCAAAATGTTTTTCATATTAATTTAGATGATGATTTGGTAAATAAAATATTTTTAAAATGGTATTTTAATTTAGTTTTTAGACCAAAATTTAAAAAATTGTTTGCTTCAAAATATTTATCAAAAGATGAATTTGGAAGATTACTAATTCCAAATATTCCTTTAGATATTCAAATTCACTTAGTTGAAAAAATAGTACCAATTGAACAAGAGATACAAAATCTTAAATCTCAAAAAAAAGAGCATTTAGAGATAATTAATGAAGTTTTTGCAGAAGAATATAAATATTCTAAAAACCTTTGGAAAGAATTTGGCAAAGGTATGACTGCAGGAACTCAGAAATCATATGATAAAACTTTTAGAATTTATACAATGCCATTTTCTCAAATGAATGAAAGTAATATTTTTAGATTTTCATCAAGATTTCATAATCCGTTAACAAGGAAAATTGAAAAAATTTTTCATTCTAAAAATACAATTAAACTTAAAACTATTTTAGAACAAGATATAAAAAGAGGTGTTAGTCCTAAATATGATGAAAATGGTGATATACCGGTTGTGAAAACAGGACAATTAAAAAATGGAAATATAGATTTAATTGATTGTGAATTCGTAAATGAAGATTTCTTTACTTTAAAAGAAAAAGCCCAGATTAAAGAAAATGATATTTTGATTGCTTCTACAGGAAAAGTTTCTTTGGGAAAGATCGATATTAATGAACAAGACGAACAGGATTTAATTGCAGATGGGCATGTTTCAATTGTTAGAGTAAACAATAATTATAATCCACTTTTTCTAACTTATTTTTTAAGAAGTCTTTTAGGGACCTATCAGATAGAAAGAGATTATACTGGAGCAACTAATCAGATAGAACTTTATGTAAATGAGATAAAAAACTTTTATATTCCTGACTTTACTTTAAAAAAACAACACAAAATAGCTGAACAAATTAAATTTCAAATCGATGCCCAAAAAATGATAGATGAACAAATTAAGCAAAAACAAAAAGAGATAAGTGACATTGTTTATTCTGTGATTGAAGAAAGTTAG
- a CDS encoding restriction endonuclease subunit M, whose product MTWQERIEDKLQNQKNKVTSINIDRKEIAYNEKIKLHRQIETITGDEEITRAFLIDRLINELDYPAELIELEKEYNIGRPKVQKARIDVIVKDKDNKPFFFIEVKAPDKYESDKEYIEGQLYQLAKLEPLKPKYLVYYTTEENEDHIHDRLIIIDYEKYPDYNDWVNDGLVSVGSELTAGYDKPKKQAYIKGHDKHDLKTKIKKQEIEALAKNLHNVLWGGGGTTDSEIFYSLVNIILAKLQDESEREDNEEYHFQIHQYGENTENLNRIFDRVNELYRRALQEKLNITDETKIAKAYVINEEKFPLNKLVYCVSQLEPYSFYDGRNSIDGKDILGDFFESITRDGFKQTKGQFFTPTPVVNFILYALHLDSYAIDRLNNDRELPYIIDPSAGSATYLVEAMKVITKELKYKQRDKLKANRQTKDLIEDLFGKDKEKHKENKWAKEYLYGADINFDLGIASKVNMILHGDGSTNIFVKDGLLPFRFYTKDTAPNHLSKNEPDDLYSDKDVNGNFDVVISNPPFSVDLDTETKRFLPNNFLFGDKKNSENLFIERWYQLLKENGRVGVVLPESVFDTTENKYIRLFIFKYFKVKAVVSLPQVTFEPYTSTKTSLLFMQKKTKEEIAKWNKLWDSYGSEWNNLKTRVLNLSDVYLKGKDRKKLPSIKDLNEKEELVILYRILKDYFGEEDKHLTPEELIRKYQNELGELCKFDKDTTDVFGFYNPWWVFGEVAKEMDYDIFMAEAENVGYKRTKRGEKSMPNDLFDIEFAPYKLELDAIERYYDELIARDNHLLIELCNERDELQKKIDIKTNKTLERKFVTVCQDIDKVEKRLKALDDEKKEGLEIHNTYYQNNNEIKDEYFDRTDEILINHFKNGMMQRWASSDILLRKNQEVKILDSIRKSVKWD is encoded by the coding sequence ATGACATGGCAAGAAAGAATTGAAGATAAGCTTCAAAACCAAAAGAATAAAGTTACTTCGATAAATATTGATAGAAAAGAGATTGCTTATAATGAAAAGATTAAACTTCATAGACAAATAGAAACTATCACAGGTGACGAAGAAATCACGAGAGCCTTTTTAATTGACAGACTTATTAATGAACTTGACTACCCGGCTGAATTAATTGAACTAGAAAAAGAATATAATATTGGTCGTCCGAAAGTTCAAAAGGCGAGAATTGATGTAATTGTCAAAGATAAAGACAATAAACCTTTTTTCTTTATAGAAGTAAAAGCCCCTGATAAGTATGAGAGTGACAAAGAATATATTGAAGGGCAGCTTTACCAACTTGCTAAATTGGAGCCTCTTAAACCCAAATATTTAGTTTATTATACTACGGAGGAAAATGAGGATCATATACATGATAGGTTAATTATCATAGATTATGAAAAATATCCAGACTACAATGATTGGGTTAATGACGGTTTGGTGTCCGTTGGAAGTGAACTAACAGCAGGGTATGATAAACCAAAGAAACAAGCATATATAAAAGGTCATGATAAACACGATTTAAAAACAAAAATCAAAAAACAAGAGATCGAAGCACTTGCGAAAAATTTACATAATGTACTTTGGGGTGGTGGTGGAACAACCGATAGTGAGATATTTTATTCTCTAGTAAATATCATTTTGGCAAAACTTCAAGATGAATCTGAAAGAGAAGATAATGAAGAATATCATTTTCAAATCCATCAGTATGGTGAAAATACCGAAAATTTAAATCGTATTTTTGATAGAGTAAATGAACTTTACCGTAGAGCCTTACAAGAAAAACTTAATATCACAGATGAAACAAAAATAGCAAAAGCTTATGTAATCAATGAAGAAAAATTTCCGTTGAATAAACTTGTATATTGTGTTTCACAACTAGAGCCTTATTCTTTTTATGATGGTAGAAACTCCATTGATGGTAAAGATATATTAGGTGATTTTTTTGAATCGATTACAAGAGACGGTTTCAAACAAACAAAAGGGCAGTTTTTTACTCCTACTCCAGTAGTAAATTTTATACTCTATGCACTGCATCTTGATAGCTATGCTATTGATAGGCTTAATAATGATAGAGAATTACCTTACATTATTGATCCAAGTGCTGGAAGTGCAACATATCTTGTAGAAGCTATGAAAGTTATAACTAAGGAGCTTAAATACAAACAAAGAGATAAATTAAAAGCAAATCGCCAAACAAAAGATTTAATTGAAGATTTATTTGGTAAAGACAAAGAAAAACATAAAGAAAATAAATGGGCCAAAGAATATCTTTATGGTGCAGATATTAACTTTGATCTAGGAATCGCTTCAAAAGTCAATATGATACTTCATGGAGATGGTTCGACTAATATTTTTGTTAAAGATGGTCTTTTGCCTTTTAGATTTTATACAAAAGATACTGCGCCAAATCATCTATCAAAAAATGAGCCAGATGATCTTTATAGCGATAAAGATGTAAATGGTAATTTTGATGTAGTGATCTCAAATCCGCCTTTTAGTGTTGATTTGGATACCGAAACAAAAAGATTTTTGCCAAATAATTTTTTGTTCGGAGATAAAAAGAACTCTGAAAATTTGTTTATCGAAAGATGGTATCAGCTTTTAAAAGAAAATGGACGAGTTGGAGTTGTACTACCTGAAAGTGTGTTTGATACAACAGAAAACAAATATATTAGGCTTTTTATTTTTAAGTATTTTAAAGTTAAAGCGGTTGTGAGTTTACCTCAGGTAACTTTTGAACCTTATACTTCCACAAAAACATCACTTCTGTTTATGCAAAAAAAGACAAAAGAAGAGATAGCTAAATGGAATAAACTGTGGGATAGCTATGGAAGTGAATGGAATAATCTAAAAACAAGAGTTTTAAACCTTTCTGATGTATATTTAAAGGGCAAAGATAGAAAAAAACTACCATCAATTAAAGACTTAAATGAAAAAGAAGAGTTAGTAATTTTATATAGAATTTTAAAAGACTATTTTGGAGAAGAAGATAAGCATTTAACCCCCGAAGAATTAATAAGAAAGTATCAAAATGAACTTGGTGAGCTTTGCAAGTTTGATAAAGATACTACTGATGTGTTTGGATTTTATAACCCTTGGTGGGTATTTGGTGAAGTAGCTAAAGAAATGGACTATGATATTTTCATGGCAGAAGCTGAAAACGTTGGATATAAACGTACAAAAAGAGGTGAAAAATCTATGCCAAATGATTTGTTTGATATTGAATTTGCACCTTATAAGTTAGAACTTGATGCTATAGAAAGATATTATGATGAACTCATTGCGAGGGATAATCATCTTTTAATAGAACTTTGTAATGAAAGGGATGAACTTCAAAAAAAGATAGACATAAAAACAAATAAAACACTTGAAAGGAAATTTGTAACAGTATGTCAAGATATTGATAAAGTTGAAAAAAGACTAAAAGCCTTGGATGATGAAAAAAAAGAGGGGCTAGAGATTCATAACACTTATTATCAAAATAATAATGAAATCAAAGATGAATATTTTGATAGAACCGATGAAATACTTATCAATCATTTTAAAAACGGTATGATGCAAAGATGGGCTTCAAGTGATATTTTACTTAGAAAAAATCAAGAAGTTAAAATTTTAGATAGCATTAGAAAGAGTGTAAAATGGGATTGA
- a CDS encoding tyrosine-type recombinase/integrase, whose protein sequence is MGINKKEFVHKVDTGLKADNAYRKFFFRCIVEGKEYSKLFDYSDKGWDKRTRVSQAKTDAKSFRDKKINPVTEINENIKLDEFISEFFKYAPETTWKQTKINHYNNYIEPHLGKKKVQAIKQMHIKECIKKQEELGLKPRTIKTTLEVLNPVFKEAMVNRLIDFNPCDGITIKIPKTKKIVVGASEQLLEIFNAIQKVFEDDPFYQSLYFFALQGRRKSEILGLKWQNIDFDKGTYLIEDTKNGEHQMFVLPNYISELLKSFNSPIGYVYESRINKEEPISNIEKQTKKIKKILPNFTLHYMRNVVVSAMAEQGVSATLMSGALGHNNTNTLSKYLSLNYGKGSREAIKVIEKIIQKK, encoded by the coding sequence ATGGGTATTAACAAAAAAGAATTTGTACATAAAGTAGACACTGGGCTAAAAGCTGATAATGCTTACCGTAAATTTTTTTTCAGATGTATTGTGGAAGGCAAAGAGTATTCAAAACTTTTTGATTATAGTGATAAGGGTTGGGATAAGAGAACTAGAGTTTCACAAGCTAAAACGGATGCAAAAAGTTTTCGGGATAAAAAGATAAATCCTGTAACCGAGATTAATGAAAATATAAAATTGGATGAGTTTATTAGCGAGTTTTTCAAATATGCTCCTGAGACAACCTGGAAACAAACCAAAATAAACCATTACAATAACTACATCGAGCCACATCTGGGTAAGAAAAAAGTGCAAGCTATCAAACAGATGCATATCAAAGAGTGTATCAAAAAGCAAGAAGAATTAGGGTTAAAGCCTCGCACCATAAAAACTACACTTGAAGTACTGAATCCTGTATTTAAAGAGGCCATGGTAAATAGGTTGATAGATTTTAATCCGTGTGATGGTATTACTATCAAAATACCAAAGACTAAGAAAATCGTTGTTGGTGCAAGTGAGCAGCTGCTGGAAATTTTCAATGCGATTCAAAAGGTGTTCGAAGATGACCCCTTTTATCAAAGTTTATACTTTTTTGCTTTGCAAGGTAGAAGAAAGTCGGAGATATTAGGACTAAAGTGGCAAAACATCGATTTTGACAAGGGGACGTATCTGATCGAAGATACAAAAAATGGTGAACACCAGATGTTTGTTCTCCCAAATTACATCTCTGAGTTATTGAAAAGTTTCAATAGTCCTATAGGCTATGTCTATGAGTCGCGCATCAATAAAGAAGAACCGATATCAAATATAGAAAAACAGACTAAGAAGATCAAAAAAATACTTCCAAATTTCACACTTCATTATATGCGTAATGTTGTTGTCTCTGCTATGGCAGAGCAGGGGGTTAGCGCCACATTAATGAGTGGTGCTCTTGGCCACAATAATACCAATACATTGAGTAAATACCTAAGCTTGAACTACGGTAAAGGTTCACGTGAAGCAATTAAAGTGATCGAAAAAATTATTCAAAAGAAGTAA
- a CDS encoding TolC family protein — MLKKSLLIALSIPLFLNAASITSLLLALQHRPESQLDNLEIEKSKLNKESVSDQLMPTVNIYGGYEISNTPTALVIVVPNKLTEMVQDPNIGQPFSKGIAREGVNFTWPLFIKSVYTLEEKAELLNLSAKEKKKLNLIQREAIVVGSVAQLKYLESLKDALKAKKHSITQTQIRTRLEIKEGRAPQSADFILESNINDVDIAINNIDQNINLISSKIETLTGIYLKHSVPLTLRRSVITDEIMALKPLKKNVEAKQKGIQATKEAFIPSIVTKGSYTYSQADAYNNDKPISEQYGTLGIYLTMPLFDASKNTAIEQAKVDYLKEKTNLNQTQHALEVQAKQLQREIILLKKSITLAKKSVSDQKELLKIAKVSYENERITQEEYLRYEDALANSKANLYNIHAKQWQDIAQLAVIYGNDLGEIVK; from the coding sequence ATGTTAAAAAAAAGTTTACTGATCGCTTTGAGTATTCCTCTTTTTCTCAATGCTGCATCAATCACCTCACTTCTTCTCGCGTTACAGCACAGACCTGAAAGTCAGTTAGATAACCTAGAAATTGAAAAAAGTAAACTTAACAAAGAATCCGTCAGCGATCAACTGATGCCTACAGTCAATATATACGGCGGCTATGAGATATCCAACACCCCCACAGCACTGGTTATAGTTGTCCCAAATAAACTGACAGAAATGGTTCAAGACCCGAACATAGGACAACCATTCAGTAAAGGCATTGCACGTGAAGGTGTCAATTTCACCTGGCCGTTATTTATAAAATCCGTCTATACCCTTGAGGAGAAAGCAGAACTTTTAAATCTTTCGGCAAAAGAGAAGAAAAAACTTAACCTGATACAAAGAGAAGCCATTGTTGTCGGTTCTGTAGCACAGTTAAAGTACCTTGAATCACTCAAAGATGCTTTAAAGGCAAAAAAACACTCAATTACTCAAACACAGATCCGTACCAGATTGGAAATAAAAGAGGGACGAGCGCCTCAAAGTGCGGATTTTATCCTTGAAAGCAACATTAATGATGTGGATATCGCGATAAACAACATTGATCAAAACATCAATTTGATCAGCTCAAAGATTGAAACACTTACCGGAATATATTTGAAACATTCTGTTCCCCTAACGCTTCGAAGGTCTGTCATAACAGATGAAATAATGGCTTTGAAGCCTTTGAAAAAAAATGTTGAAGCTAAGCAAAAAGGGATACAGGCGACAAAAGAGGCGTTTATCCCCAGTATAGTAACAAAAGGAAGTTATACCTATTCTCAAGCAGACGCCTACAATAACGACAAGCCTATCTCTGAACAATACGGTACTTTAGGCATTTATCTTACCATGCCGCTTTTTGATGCCTCAAAAAATACGGCCATTGAGCAGGCAAAGGTAGATTATCTAAAAGAAAAAACTAATTTAAATCAGACACAACACGCTTTAGAAGTCCAGGCAAAACAACTTCAAAGAGAAATCATACTTTTGAAAAAATCTATTACCCTGGCAAAAAAAAGCGTTTCAGATCAGAAGGAACTCTTAAAAATCGCCAAAGTTTCCTATGAAAACGAGCGCATTACACAAGAAGAGTACCTCCGTTATGAAGATGCGCTTGCCAACTCGAAAGCCAACCTTTATAATATTCATGCAAAACAGTGGCAAGATATTGCACAACTTGCCGTGATCTACGGAAATGATCTTGGGGAGATAGTTAAATGA